The Gammaproteobacteria bacterium DNA window ACTCCCATCCATACAATCACTAAGGAAAGAATACATCGATTCTAATATCGATTGTGATACCCGTATGCTTAACTGTGCGGCACATATGATTATTGTGATTGATGATCCCAAGCAATTAGTACAAGTTGGTTTAGAATTCTTAGCCAGAGAATTATCTGTCTGTCGTGCTGATGCTGGATTTGCTACACCCACCCATCAACACTACACACCAATAACGGAATTTATCAGTCAATCTACAAATGCCCCGTCCATAATCGGTTTACTTTTACCAAACCAGAATGATGCCATGCAGGAAATATGGCGAACGACACCGCCAACAGCCATTAACGATGTGTCATCTCATGAGGGGCTTGGAGATTTAAAAGACTTATTCTTAGAGGCAGGCTGTAAGTCAATGCTGTTACAAAAATTGCTATGGGAAGATAAACCAATCGGTATTGCATGCATAGATCATACTTCAAAACCCCATGATTGGAATGAAGATGAAATTAACTTTATGCATACATTCTGTTCTAGATTTCTAGGCCCACTCGCTGGTATTAGTAATTATTGGTTCAACCCTAAGTTACATAGCATGTTTTCAAAACCAAGCGAGTCTGAATTAATTGCCATCCGACTAGCAGCAAAAGGTATGACCTATAAACAGATCGCGGATCATTTAAATAAATCCACCCGCACAATTGAGAATCAATTCAGAAATGCAAGAAGCCGTTTGAATGCCAGCAATCAAATAGATTTAGTCAAAAAGTGTGAGTACTGGTTATAGCACTAGCATCTACCTAACTAATCAATAACTAGGTATTACCACCGTTTATCCCTCATTTAACTCCGTTTAGTGTGCGCTAGCTAACATATTTAGCATCTACCTCATCTTCATCACAATAAATATCCTAGGTATGTGCTTAATTCTCCGGAATTAAATTGCCATTTTATGGATAGTCTGTGTCTGGTTAACATGATGAAATAGCAGTGGAAGACACTAGCCAAATATTAAAAATATTGTCAGACGATACAATTGTTACGCGTCCTTCGGATGGTCTGTTAAAGAAGCAATCCAGCTCTAATATTAGCGTTTCTGTAACAGCAATATCCGGGCCCAGAACAGGTTTATCCTTTCAACTAGAGCCAGATACAGATATCACTTTAGGACGATCACCAGAAGCTGGGTTACAGGTTGTTGATACAGGCATCTCTCGTACACATATTCGCATGCGATTCGATGGCGTTTCTGTTTTTGTAGAGGACTTAAAAAGTGCAAATGGCACCTATATCAATGGTAATAAATTGACAGACAAAATTGAAATAAAAAATGGCGATCAAGTATCCATTGGTGTTTCTACTGTACTCAAATTTTCATTAAACAACCAACTTGACGCAGAATATAAAGACTACATTGAAGATCAGTTATCTAAAGATATTTTAACAAAAGCCTATAACCGAAAAGCATTCGCTCACTTTTTAAATAGCGCCTATATCTCAGCTAAAAGAGACTTTAGCTCGCTTTGTTTATTCATGATTGATGTCGACAATTTTAAAACTATCAATGATACATACGGCCATCAAATTGGTGATAAAATTTTGAAACATATTGCAGATAAACTAATACAAACGGTGCGCTCTGCAGATATTGTTTGTCGTTACGGTGGAGATGAATTTGCAATTGTCTGCCCAAATATTAGTTCTTTAAAAGGATTACAGCTAGCAGAACAGGTTCGAAACAATGTTGAAGAAATGAACTTCTCGGTTGGCGATAAGAAAATTAACACTACATTAAGCATTGGTGTATCCAATTACCCCGACAATGAAATTAAATGTGTTTCTCAATTCATTGCTTACGCTGATAAGGCTATGTACAAAGCAAAAAGAAAGGGCCGCAATCAAATAGGCCTTTTATCTGGCGTATGATTTGCTAACTCTCAAATATTTCACGATTTAGTCCAGCATGTAAAACTCTCCGCGCGTCCATGTTGATCTTAATACCCTCATCAAATCGCTTTTGATTTTCCGGGTCATTTAGATAAGGTAGTACGGACTGTTCGATCATTTCTGAGTGTTCAATATCAAGCTCGATATGCCCTACAAACAATTCGAGATTGGCATCATTTATTCCAGGTATTTTTCTCAAGCCATTCAACAATAGTTGATAATACTTTGGAATAGGCCATTCACTGGCAACACCCACTGCTGCCACCGCAGACAACCAGTCCCCATTACGAGTAAGTTGCTCCATGGCGCTTATGTACATTTGTAACTCAGGAATAATCTTGTATTGTGAGTATGGTTTTATATCAAGTCCTATTGCTTGCATAAAGTTTCGATATAGTTGCATATGTGATTTCGTAGAATTTCCCAGACCATACTCATCATATAAAATACCTGATAATACAAACTGTATATTTTCATCAGGTGTTATTCCTAGCGTACTAGCCTGATACAGCCTTGTGCGAAGAATATGCGGGTAATACAAATTTGCAAATTTTTGTGCCTTATCGGTTTCAAACACCGAAACACTGGTTATATTTTCAATCAATGGATCATCAAAAAGAGGGTGTTCTAATAATTCATCTTTTAAGTTTTTTAAGTAGTTTCTTCCTTGCACTTCAATCTCCATGTCGTTGGCAACAAGTGCTGCCGGCTAATTTTTTATATTCATTGCTCTACTGGTAAACCTCGTAGTTTCCACTCAGGGAATCCGTCTTCTAATCGACGGGCATTAAACCCTTGAGAACGTAATAATTCGATTGCCTCAAATGCTAATAAACAGTACGGACCGCGGCAATATGCAACCACTTCTTTATCCTGTGGCAATTTATCTAGTTCACTTTCTATATTCACCATTGGGATATTGATCGCTCGTGGCAAGTGCCCTGACTCATACTCTACTTCGGGTCTCACATCTATCACTGTGACTTCTCCAGAATTTACTCGTTTCAGTAATTCGTCTCTTGAAATAGGTTCTAGCTGGTCTTTTGTTTTCAAATAACTCGATATAAGAATTTGTATTTCAGCTAAATTATTTTCGGCAATATTTCTCATTAATGCCAACAATGCGACAACTGAGTAGTCACTCAAACGATAATAGGACCTTTGACCTTCTGTTCTTTTTTTCACCAAGCCAGATCTTCTAAGGCCCTGTAGATGCTGAGATGTATTCGCCACAGTTAGCTTGGATGCTTTAGACAATTCATCTACTGAACGCTCACCTTGTGCTAAAAACTCTAATAGTTCCAATCGGTTACCATTACCTAGTGACTTCCCCACTTGAGCAAATTCTGCAAATAAGTCTTTTTTAAATGTCATACACACAGATCCAGTGAATATATTCAATTGATCAATTGAATATGGTAGAGTATTTTATCCTAACGCAACTCCAATCAATTATCACCATTTTATGAGGTGCATACTATGACCGAAAATGAATATAAAACTGCCATAAGAGATTTGATCAAGACTGTAATTGCAGGTGTAATTTTGATTTATGGATTTTTCATTTTAGCTTTCATATTTGATATTCATTAGCTGTAAATATGTGTTCTCTTTATCTATAAATTTTGTTATCCCAACTAAACACGGACACAGATTTCAACCCTACTTGATAATAAATATTCATCGTTCACAAGGTGATTGAATAGTGATAGTAATAATTATATAATGTTATGTTATAACACTGAATCACTTGAAAGATATTGAGAGAACAACACCGCCATAACACATGCATTAAGAACGCATTAGAACGAGCTGACCAAATTTGTATAAAGCAGTCGTTACGACTTACCCCGATTCGGAAGAAGGTACTCGAACTTATTTGGCAAAGCCATAAACCTATTAAAGCTTACGATCTTCTTGCTAAACTGAGCTCTGATAGTCACATAGAGAAACCCCCTACTGTATATAGAGCATTAGATTTCTTACTTGAGAATCATTTCATTCATAAAATTGAAAGCAGCAATGCTTATATCGGCTGTGAATTAGAACACCAAGCTCTTGATAGTAAATTTTTTGTTTGTGATAAATGTAAAGAAGTTAAAGAAATGCGTGAACCAAAACTAGATAAAACTTTGCTAGAGACAAGTCGTAAACAAGGCTTTACTCCTAATCAAACATCCATAGAAATTCATGGGATCTGTGCTAGGTGCGCAAAATAACATGCAAGAATATTTTGACCGATTTGCCATTTTACTATCTGGTTTATGTGCAATACATTGTATAGCATTACCTATAGCCGCAAGCATAATTCCGCTTTTAACTGCCACTGTTCATCATGGTAACGACATACATGAATTTTGGTTTCATGAATTCATATTAATGTTTATTTTACCGATTAGCCTAATTGCATTAGTAATTGGCTATCGTTCACATAAAAAAGTACTCCCGCTCCTTGTTGCTTCTCTAGGTCTAATAATTTTGATTTTTATTGCTTTATTTGCCGAACAACTTCTAATTAATAATGTCATACCTCACGAAGGCGAAACACTTTTAACGATTACTGGCGGAATAATTCATGCAGCTGGACACATACTTAATCTTCAATCGACCAGAAAAAAACACACTGCTTGCACAACTTAGGTTCCTGCAAAAATTTGTTGTGCTCGTGACACTGACATTTTCCTCTTTAGTGTCAATAGCTTCAGATCACCATGATCACCATGATCACCATGATCACCATGATCATGATATTGAGTTCACTGAGCACCAGGCACATGAACATGGCAAAGCAATAGCAACACTCTCTTACAGCAATAATCAAATCAACTTTCATATTACTTTACCAGCAATGAATACATTTGGATTTGAACATGCCCCTAAAGACAGTGATCAACAAGCAATAGTTGATGATGTAACTGAAAAATTATCGAAACCCAACAACATCATTCTATTTCAGCCTAAGTGCACTAGCACTTCATATGAGCTAAGTAATCACCATGACTATTTATCAGGATCAAACTCAGAAAAACATTACGATATTGAATTAGAATATATATTTCACTGCTCTTCCAGTGACACAATATCTATTAACTTTTCCTTATTTGAAACTCTCCCAAGCCTTGAACAAATCGAAGTTCAATATATATCAGATTATGATCAGCAACTTATCATTTTAAGCCCTCACCACCGTAATATGACAATCCATTAATGGATAAGACCAGCATTCAAGTTTCTAAACTATCATTTCGCTGGCCTAATTCAACGAATGATTTAATTAATATATCTGAATTATCCATACAGCAAGGTGAAAAAATATTTATCCATGGTGCGAGTGGCAGCGGCAAATCTACATTATTAAATTTACTCACTGGTGCGCTATCACCTAACAATGGAAAAATATCGATATTAAATCAACAAGTAGACCGCATAAAAAAATCACACTACGACGCGTTCCGCGCTGACCATTTTGGAATAATATTCCAACAATTCAATCTAATCCCCTATTTAACAGTGTTTGAAAATGTAATGCTTCCTTTATCATTTTCTAAATATCGTCTTTCTAAAATACGTGAAAGCAAGTTAAATATTAATGACCAAATATTCTCGTTATTAAATGCTTTAGGCTTAGAGCACCAATCTATAACTAATCGTAACGTTACAGAACTTAGCACCGGACAACAACAACGTGTCGCTGCAGCTCGCGCACTTATAGGCTCTCCTGAGATAATTATTGCTGATGAACCTACCTCAGCATTAGATGCAGACGCAAAACACAATTTTATTGAATTACTTTTTAATCAGACAAATAAAGCTAGTAGTACATTAATTTTTGTCAGCCACGACCATACGCTGGGTGACATGTTTGATAGAACATTATCCATGAAAAGTTTTATCTAACACACATTAATATGAATCGAGTAATTTTAAATCTAGCTGTAAAAAGTCTTCGTTTCAGAAAGTTTTCTGTAGGGCTAACTATTTTCTCACTTGCTATTAGTATTATGCTATTTCTTAGTGTAGATACAATACGAGTACAAACCAAAGATAATTTTGTAAACACAGTCTCTGATATAGATTTAATTGTTGGCTCCCGAAGTGGCTCGGTACAGCTGCTTCTATATTCGATATTTCACATAGGTAACGCCACCAATAACGTCTCCTGGGATAGCTATCAAAAGATAACTAAACATCCGCGTATAGAATGGAGCATTCCCATATCTCTGGGAGATTCACATAAAGGTTTTCGAGTTATAGGCAGTAATCAAAATTTTATTGAGCATTATCGCTATAAAAAGAATCAAAATTTGTCATTTTCTTCAGGTAAGGAATTTTCTGATTTATACGACGCTGTGATCGGATCAAATGTAGCTAATAAACTTAGCTATACATTAAATGACAGTATAATTCTTGCGCATGGTATGGGTAACGTAAGTCTTACAAAACATAGTGATTCGCCATTTAATATTTCTGGAATTTTAAACGCTACCGGTTCACCAATTGATGACAGCATCATCATTGATTTGAAAGCACTTGAAGCAATACATATTGGCTGGGAATCTGGTATTGCCCCCAAAACAAGTTCCTCCTCTATTGATTTAAAAGCTAATCATGATGAATTAGTTCCGCAATCCATAACCGCTTTCTTGCTCAAATTAAAAAGCAAACATGATGTATTTAAAATGCAACGAGCGATCAATGATTTTAATAAAGAACCCTTACTTGCCATACTGCCCGGCGTTGCATTACTAGAACTATGGAAAGTCATAGGAACTATTGAAAAAACATTATTGATTATATCGGGCGTAGTTATTTTTACATCCCTTTTTAGCATGCTGGCCATTATACTTACCAATCTAAATGCACGTCGACGCGAATTAGCAGTTCTACGCTCTGCTGGTGCATCACCGTTACAGATATTTTTATTGATGATAATAGAAACAGAATTACTCATCATCATTAGTGTCTTTATTGCGATGATAATGCTATATGTTGGTATTGGCTTGCTAGGACCCATATTACAAGGTTCTTTAGGTATTTCACTTGCTCTTACAGCACCATCATCATTTCAACTATTATTTCTTGCCTGTATATTGCTCGCAGGTTTCTTTATTGCATTAATACCTGCTATTAATGCTTATAGAAACACCTTACAAGATGGTCTTACTATTCGATCATGAAAAAAACAATTTATTTTTTATCGATAACTTTATTTACCACTTACTGCTCTTTTATACTAGCCAATGATGTACGCATCTTGGAATGGGATGAAATGATGCCTGATGGCTATGTGGAATCACTACTTAGCTATAATGAAAACAATTTTAGTGCTTCAGATAGCTTTAGCTTTGATGACAGTACTGAAGAAGCTCAAAATGCTTATGATAAGCTAAGAGAAACACTTGCATCAGCCCCCATAGTCCCAGAACTAAATAATCAATTAGTCAAGATTGCAGGATTTATTGTCCCGCTTGATTTCGACTTTGATACTGAGACTTTTAAAGAATTCTTATTGGTTCCATATTTTGGTGCATGCATTCATACACCGCCCCCACCGTCAAATCAAATTGTATACGTCTCTTCAAAAACAAGACTTGATCAAGAATGGTTAGATTATGCCGTCTGGGCTAGCGGGATCCTTAGCACTAAAAGTAAAGACAGCTTACAAGGCTACGCGGCCTATTCTATGGATGATGTTAATTTAGAAGAGTATAAAGACGAAGAATAAAAAAAGGCAATTTTAATTAAAGCCCATTTATCACTATTTTATATTAACCTCTCGCACAAAATTCAGCCTATCAAATATTGGTACGTTAAGACACTTTAATTCTTACTACATTCATGATTTCCATTTCTATTCCCGCAACTGATTCTTTAGTTGGATAATAAGTAAGATTAACTCTCTGTCCTTTTAAGTTTTTATATTTTACCTGCCGTTTATATCTAAACGGTACATCATAGCCTTCAACCATTATAGTATTGACAATCCATTTACCCGCTTCTCTCTGTACATGCGATGAAACTTTCAACATGTCTGAGTGTACGAGTTTTTCATGTTTTTTTATTAAATTTTCAGGCTCTGAATTTTTCATTAATTAAAATGTTAATTAGTTTTTAGAGGCTACCGTATAACGATGTTGCATACATACTGGCTTCTAATGCACCCTCAAGAAAACCATTATTGTTCTGTTTATAATCAGCTACTTCTGAACCAGACCATATCAATCTATCATCCCAAGACTTTTCACTTGCATCTCCAATATTATTAGCGGGATGAAATCTTTGAATCTCCTGATCTAGGTAAGTTGATGTATAGGTTTCCATTGCCCAATCTTGAAGATATACAAACTTTGGATTCATTGCTTGTTCGCCAAATATTCTAGCAATTTGTGCAATTGCCATTTTCCTAATCTCATCTTGCCTATTTCTTCTGTTAACTGCAGGTATCGAGACAAATCCAAATAAGGCATTCAAACTTCCATCATCCGATGATGCATCGTGAATTTCTTGCAAAGGACCACGATGACTAATAACGTCTCCAGAGAAACCTCTTTTACGCCAAAATCCCTCATCATATACACAAACTAATTTTGCATGTCCCGCCATCCATGTTGCAATTTGATTAAGCTGCTGTTTTCTATCCGCAGAAAACTCTGGCTTAAACTCAATATTTGATATTGCTACACGTGGAGGCAAAGCTATAACAACATAATTACTAGACACCTTCTTAGAATTATCATTATTTATATATGTTGAGATAATTTTATCAGAAGTATACTTAATAGTGTTTACTTTACTATTAAGTAAAATATTTTCATTTTTTAGTTGATTACTTAAAGCGTATGTTAATTGAGATAAACCTCCTTTTAATCGATAAGCCCCTGCCATAGACACACCAGTAACTCCACGCTGTATGTTGCCTTGATTGTCCTCATAAACAGCATCACCCTCACTTTGCTGAAAAAATATATTTTTTTCAAGGCCAAGCTCAGTTATCAATGATTTTATACGTGTTTGTCCTGGCCAAAACCAACTTGGCCCAAGATCTACTGCGG harbors:
- a CDS encoding LuxR C-terminal-related transcriptional regulator, whose amino-acid sequence is MKDQLPSIQSLRKEYIDSNIDCDTRMLNCAAHMIIVIDDPKQLVQVGLEFLARELSVCRADAGFATPTHQHYTPITEFISQSTNAPSIIGLLLPNQNDAMQEIWRTTPPTAINDVSSHEGLGDLKDLFLEAGCKSMLLQKLLWEDKPIGIACIDHTSKPHDWNEDEINFMHTFCSRFLGPLAGISNYWFNPKLHSMFSKPSESELIAIRLAAKGMTYKQIADHLNKSTRTIENQFRNARSRLNASNQIDLVKKCEYWL
- a CDS encoding GGDEF domain-containing protein; the protein is MEDTSQILKILSDDTIVTRPSDGLLKKQSSSNISVSVTAISGPRTGLSFQLEPDTDITLGRSPEAGLQVVDTGISRTHIRMRFDGVSVFVEDLKSANGTYINGNKLTDKIEIKNGDQVSIGVSTVLKFSLNNQLDAEYKDYIEDQLSKDILTKAYNRKAFAHFLNSAYISAKRDFSSLCLFMIDVDNFKTINDTYGHQIGDKILKHIADKLIQTVRSADIVCRYGGDEFAIVCPNISSLKGLQLAEQVRNNVEEMNFSVGDKKINTTLSIGVSNYPDNEIKCVSQFIAYADKAMYKAKRKGRNQIGLLSGV
- a CDS encoding iron-containing redox enzyme family protein gives rise to the protein MQGRNYLKNLKDELLEHPLFDDPLIENITSVSVFETDKAQKFANLYYPHILRTRLYQASTLGITPDENIQFVLSGILYDEYGLGNSTKSHMQLYRNFMQAIGLDIKPYSQYKIIPELQMYISAMEQLTRNGDWLSAVAAVGVASEWPIPKYYQLLLNGLRKIPGINDANLELFVGHIELDIEHSEMIEQSVLPYLNDPENQKRFDEGIKINMDARRVLHAGLNREIFES
- a CDS encoding metalloregulator ArsR/SmtB family transcription factor yields the protein MTFKKDLFAEFAQVGKSLGNGNRLELLEFLAQGERSVDELSKASKLTVANTSQHLQGLRRSGLVKKRTEGQRSYYRLSDYSVVALLALMRNIAENNLAEIQILISSYLKTKDQLEPISRDELLKRVNSGEVTVIDVRPEVEYESGHLPRAINIPMVNIESELDKLPQDKEVVAYCRGPYCLLAFEAIELLRSQGFNARRLEDGFPEWKLRGLPVEQ
- a CDS encoding transcriptional repressor — its product is MREQHRHNTCIKNALERADQICIKQSLRLTPIRKKVLELIWQSHKPIKAYDLLAKLSSDSHIEKPPTVYRALDFLLENHFIHKIESSNAYIGCELEHQALDSKFFVCDKCKEVKEMREPKLDKTLLETSRKQGFTPNQTSIEIHGICARCAK
- a CDS encoding MerC domain-containing protein, producing the protein MGSVLGAQNNMQEYFDRFAILLSGLCAIHCIALPIAASIIPLLTATVHHGNDIHEFWFHEFILMFILPISLIALVIGYRSHKKVLPLLVASLGLIILIFIALFAEQLLINNVIPHEGETLLTITGGIIHAAGHILNLQSTRKKHTACTT
- a CDS encoding DUF2796 domain-containing protein translates to MQLDTYLIFNRPEKNTLLAQLRFLQKFVVLVTLTFSSLVSIASDHHDHHDHHDHHDHDIEFTEHQAHEHGKAIATLSYSNNQINFHITLPAMNTFGFEHAPKDSDQQAIVDDVTEKLSKPNNIILFQPKCTSTSYELSNHHDYLSGSNSEKHYDIELEYIFHCSSSDTISINFSLFETLPSLEQIEVQYISDYDQQLIILSPHHRNMTIH
- a CDS encoding ABC transporter ATP-binding protein — encoded protein: MDKTSIQVSKLSFRWPNSTNDLINISELSIQQGEKIFIHGASGSGKSTLLNLLTGALSPNNGKISILNQQVDRIKKSHYDAFRADHFGIIFQQFNLIPYLTVFENVMLPLSFSKYRLSKIRESKLNINDQIFSLLNALGLEHQSITNRNVTELSTGQQQRVAAARALIGSPEIIIADEPTSALDADAKHNFIELLFNQTNKASSTLIFVSHDHTLGDMFDRTLSMKSFI
- a CDS encoding FtsX-like permease family protein — its product is MNRVILNLAVKSLRFRKFSVGLTIFSLAISIMLFLSVDTIRVQTKDNFVNTVSDIDLIVGSRSGSVQLLLYSIFHIGNATNNVSWDSYQKITKHPRIEWSIPISLGDSHKGFRVIGSNQNFIEHYRYKKNQNLSFSSGKEFSDLYDAVIGSNVANKLSYTLNDSIILAHGMGNVSLTKHSDSPFNISGILNATGSPIDDSIIIDLKALEAIHIGWESGIAPKTSSSSIDLKANHDELVPQSITAFLLKLKSKHDVFKMQRAINDFNKEPLLAILPGVALLELWKVIGTIEKTLLIISGVVIFTSLFSMLAIILTNLNARRRELAVLRSAGASPLQIFLLMIIETELLIIISVFIAMIMLYVGIGLLGPILQGSLGISLALTAPSSFQLLFLACILLAGFFIALIPAINAYRNTLQDGLTIRS
- a CDS encoding DUF3299 domain-containing protein, coding for MKKTIYFLSITLFTTYCSFILANDVRILEWDEMMPDGYVESLLSYNENNFSASDSFSFDDSTEEAQNAYDKLRETLASAPIVPELNNQLVKIAGFIVPLDFDFDTETFKEFLLVPYFGACIHTPPPPSNQIVYVSSKTRLDQEWLDYAVWASGILSTKSKDSLQGYAAYSMDDVNLEEYKDEE
- a CDS encoding FAD-dependent oxidoreductase; protein product: MHTDVLIIGAGLSGLHTAYEFQKRGVEYILLEARDRLGGRVLSWGAQESEYDPGLAAVDLGPSWFWPGQTRIKSLITELGLEKNIFFQQSEGDAVYEDNQGNIQRGVTGVSMAGAYRLKGGLSQLTYALSNQLKNENILLNSKVNTIKYTSDKIISTYINNDNSKKVSSNYVVIALPPRVAISNIEFKPEFSADRKQQLNQIATWMAGHAKLVCVYDEGFWRKRGFSGDVISHRGPLQEIHDASSDDGSLNALFGFVSIPAVNRRNRQDEIRKMAIAQIARIFGEQAMNPKFVYLQDWAMETYTSTYLDQEIQRFHPANNIGDASEKSWDDRLIWSGSEVADYKQNNNGFLEGALEASMYATSLYGSL